A stretch of the Tardiphaga sp. 709 genome encodes the following:
- a CDS encoding SDR family oxidoreductase, with product MMIASPVLIVGAASDIGRAIAAEYAKAGASLILAARDVSRLEPDVKDLFYRYKADAQLMELDILDEGQREALLGKLTEVPGTVISVAGVLGDEAAAWSSAAAANHIMQVNYVAPSLLLGAFANLMADRPGACIIGISSVAGDRGRKKNYTYGSAKAGFTAFLSGLRNRFGSSGLHVLTVKPGFVATRMTEGMALPPLLTASPQQVASSIISAHRKKKDVLYVLGVWRGIMFIIRAIPERMFKSMDI from the coding sequence ATGATGATCGCATCGCCTGTTTTGATCGTGGGTGCCGCGTCCGATATCGGACGCGCGATTGCGGCGGAGTATGCCAAGGCGGGCGCTTCGCTCATTCTCGCCGCGCGAGATGTCAGCAGGCTAGAGCCCGACGTGAAGGATCTGTTCTATCGATATAAGGCAGACGCGCAGCTCATGGAGCTTGATATTCTTGACGAGGGGCAGCGCGAAGCACTGCTTGGAAAATTGACGGAGGTTCCCGGTACCGTCATTTCCGTTGCCGGCGTTCTTGGCGACGAAGCGGCTGCATGGAGCAGTGCCGCTGCTGCTAACCACATCATGCAAGTAAATTATGTGGCTCCGTCCCTATTGCTCGGGGCCTTCGCCAATCTCATGGCGGACCGGCCAGGCGCGTGCATCATTGGAATTAGCTCGGTCGCGGGAGACCGGGGACGCAAGAAGAATTATACATATGGTTCCGCCAAGGCAGGTTTCACTGCGTTTTTGTCCGGTCTGCGCAATCGCTTCGGATCGAGCGGACTTCACGTGCTCACGGTCAAGCCTGGATTTGTCGCCACCCGAATGACTGAGGGAATGGCGCTTCCGCCGCTTCTGACGGCGAGTCCGCAGCAGGTTGCCAGTTCCATTATCAGTGCCCACCGCAAGAAGAAGGACGTACTCTACGTACTGGGTGTCTGGCGAGGCATCATGTTCATTATCCGGGCGATCCCGGAACGTATGTTTAAATCCATGGATATCTAA
- a CDS encoding Wzz/FepE/Etk N-terminal domain-containing protein, which yields MLELHRNSFRVDQEINQAPPFGDRSLSLSGFLAIFRRNRWLVIGCLALAWGIGATVYMTSPKLYTSKARMMLDATRSKFLSSQQASASDGVLDAMTVESQVEVVRSEGVAIAVAKKLDLANDPDFTSPGGSPVATVIRFVVGLFTESSDPSESRISRAAVDNLLENLTVTRVGLTYVIEISFRARDPKKAAVIANAFSDAYIAGQLEAKYSEAKRAADWLRERIAELRQESFVAESAVQDFKSQNNIVDTKQGLISEQQLGELNTQLVLVQGQVAEAKARLDRVNVVMTEGVTNAAVADTLKSEVINRMRQQYLDMQQQEAQLSRKYGREHGAAVNLRNVMIGLERSMADEVSRVAEANKSDYQIALLRQQAITANVNTLIKGEALTRKAQVTLRQLESTALSYRAIFDSFLQKYVQSNQQTSVPSTEARVITIATPPEKKSNPKGGIILGIASALGLMAGAAAAFGREALDRTFRSTESVESTLRVSCFGALPFVAGRKLRRSGPKILGLGEPKTDAPARDLDPGESIARYVINDPFSRFAETLRTIRVAADHAGLIGKSKVIGVVSAMPEEGATTIAANLAHLVAHAGNHVLLIDGGLRDAGLTRALAPTAATGLLDAIGRPEDTDEFFWQDGETGLKFLPAITQERPIHTAEKLSSVGMDLLLKKAKENFDYIIIDLPPLTKAVDARAISPLIEKFVFVVEWRKTSYDEVIGALSTAPMVYEKMLGVVLNKAAS from the coding sequence GTGCTCGAATTGCATCGAAATTCGTTTCGTGTTGACCAAGAGATCAATCAGGCGCCGCCTTTTGGCGATCGAAGTCTGAGCCTGTCCGGCTTCCTGGCAATTTTCCGCCGAAACCGTTGGTTGGTCATAGGCTGCCTCGCTCTCGCCTGGGGCATTGGTGCGACCGTCTATATGACGTCTCCCAAGCTATACACGTCTAAGGCGCGCATGATGCTGGACGCGACGAGGTCAAAGTTCCTGTCGTCGCAGCAAGCCAGCGCGTCCGACGGGGTTCTGGATGCCATGACCGTCGAGAGCCAGGTCGAGGTTGTGCGGTCGGAAGGCGTTGCGATTGCTGTCGCCAAGAAATTGGATCTTGCCAACGATCCTGACTTTACTTCGCCAGGCGGCTCTCCAGTGGCGACTGTTATCCGGTTTGTTGTTGGCCTCTTCACGGAATCGTCCGATCCGAGCGAAAGCCGGATTTCGCGTGCTGCGGTCGATAATCTGCTCGAGAATCTGACAGTCACTCGGGTTGGATTGACCTACGTCATCGAGATCAGCTTTCGCGCCCGCGATCCGAAGAAGGCTGCCGTCATCGCTAATGCGTTTTCGGATGCATATATCGCAGGTCAGTTAGAAGCAAAGTATAGCGAGGCAAAGAGAGCTGCCGACTGGCTGCGCGAACGAATTGCTGAACTTCGGCAGGAGTCTTTCGTTGCTGAAAGCGCCGTGCAGGATTTTAAATCGCAGAACAATATCGTCGATACCAAGCAGGGCCTCATTAGTGAACAGCAGTTAGGCGAACTGAACACGCAACTGGTGCTCGTCCAAGGGCAGGTTGCGGAGGCCAAAGCACGACTGGATCGTGTGAACGTGGTCATGACGGAAGGAGTCACTAACGCCGCGGTCGCAGATACGTTGAAAAGTGAAGTTATCAACCGGATGCGCCAACAGTATCTCGATATGCAGCAGCAAGAAGCACAACTGTCGAGAAAGTACGGGCGCGAACACGGAGCCGCCGTCAACCTGCGAAACGTGATGATTGGCCTCGAGCGGTCGATGGCCGACGAAGTAAGCCGCGTTGCCGAGGCGAACAAAAGCGACTACCAAATTGCCCTGCTACGTCAGCAAGCGATCACTGCAAACGTAAATACTCTGATCAAAGGCGAAGCGCTGACGCGCAAGGCGCAGGTGACCCTACGCCAACTTGAAAGCACAGCGCTGAGCTATCGCGCGATTTTTGACTCGTTTCTTCAAAAGTATGTGCAGTCGAATCAGCAAACTTCGGTTCCTTCCACGGAAGCGCGCGTTATCACGATTGCAACGCCGCCAGAAAAGAAGAGCAATCCAAAGGGCGGCATCATTCTTGGTATCGCAAGCGCGCTTGGCTTGATGGCCGGCGCGGCCGCTGCGTTTGGACGCGAGGCACTCGATCGGACGTTCCGCTCGACTGAGAGTGTCGAGTCGACGCTACGCGTTTCTTGTTTCGGAGCGTTGCCGTTCGTAGCGGGGAGGAAATTGCGCAGGTCGGGACCGAAGATACTAGGTTTGGGAGAGCCTAAGACCGATGCTCCGGCCCGCGACCTCGACCCAGGCGAGTCAATTGCGCGCTACGTCATTAATGATCCATTCTCGCGCTTTGCTGAAACTCTTCGTACGATCAGGGTCGCTGCTGACCACGCCGGATTGATCGGGAAGTCGAAGGTCATTGGCGTTGTTTCAGCGATGCCTGAAGAGGGGGCAACCACAATTGCTGCTAATCTCGCTCATCTGGTGGCGCATGCCGGCAATCATGTGTTGCTAATAGACGGCGGTCTGAGGGATGCCGGCCTGACGCGTGCGCTGGCTCCAACGGCGGCAACCGGATTACTCGATGCGATCGGGCGTCCTGAAGATACCGATGAATTTTTCTGGCAAGATGGTGAAACGGGATTGAAATTCCTGCCAGCGATAACGCAGGAAAGACCGATCCACACGGCGGAGAAACTCTCGTCGGTCGGGATGGATTTGTTGCTGAAGAAGGCCAAGGAGAACTTCGATTACATTATCATCGATTTGCCGCCGCTAACCAAAGCGGTGGATGCCAGGGCCATCAGCCCCCTGATCGAAAAATTCGTCTTCGTTGTGGAGTGGAGAAAGACCTCTTACGACGAAGTCATTGGTGCGCTGTCTACGGCGCCAATGGTCTATGAGAAAATGCTAGGCGTTGTGCTTAATAAAGCGGCATCCTGA